One window of Phoenix dactylifera cultivar Barhee BC4 chromosome 5, palm_55x_up_171113_PBpolish2nd_filt_p, whole genome shotgun sequence genomic DNA carries:
- the LOC120110769 gene encoding probable metal-nicotianamine transporter YSL12: MGTEENGNGRLEGGVTNHEAAIEEEEEEEEMEEMSQLSHRRKKGKKETTEEGREEEETVPIEKVFEGKEVPPWREQLTFRALAVAAFLAIMFSFIVMKLGLTTGIVPSLNIAAGLLGFFFVRLWTKALQMTGCLQKPFTRQENTVIQTCVVAASGIAFSGGFGSYLFGMSGRIAGQATEDNDAQNIKDPRLGWIIGFLFVVSFLGLFSLVPLRKIMIIDYKLIYPSGTATAFLINGFHTPQGAKLAKKQVRTLGKFFTFSFLWGFFQWFYSSNDQCGFQVFPSLGLQAYKNTFYFNFSAAYVGVGMICPYIVNISVLLGAILSWGIMWPLIGKKEGSWYPPGLGLGDLHGLQGYRVAIRDYCNLSLKPVLKFMFSSILQVFIAIALILGDGLYNFIKVLSRVIFSFISMARSKGSRSTLPISDDDRPTAATPPISFDDRRRTEFFIKDQIPKRIAFGGYVAIAAISIATLPHIFPQLKWYFVLLAYIFAPVLAFCNAYGCGLTDWSLASAYGKLAIFLFGAWAGASNGGVIAGLAACGVMMSIVSTASDLMQDFKTGYLTLASPRSMFVSQIIGTAMGCVIAPCVFWLFYKAFDDLGLSGSEYPAPYASIYRGIAILGVDGFSSLPKHCLTFCYVFFAAAILINLGRDFSGKKVARFIPLPMAMAIPFYIGAYFCIDMCVGSLILFVWETVNKAQADAFAPAVASGLICGDGIWTLPQSVLAIAKVKPPICMKFLSRQVNDKVDAFISATLS; encoded by the exons ATGGGCACGGAAGAGAATGGCAACGGCAGGCTAGAGGGTGGCGTCACGAACCACGAGGCAGCcattgaggaggaggaggaggaggaggagatggaggagatgaGCCAGCTGAGCCACCGGAGGAAGAAGGGCAAGAAGGAGACGACggaagaagggagagaagaagaggaaacggTGCCGATCGAGAAGGTGTTCGAGGGGAAAGAGGTGCCGCCCTGGCGGGAGCAGCTCACGTTTCGAGCCCTGGCGGTGGCCGCCTTCCTCGCAATCATGTTCAGCTTTATCGTGATGAAACTTGGCCTCACCACCGGTATCGTTCCCTCGCTCAACATAGCTGCCGGCctcctcggcttcttcttcgTCAGGCTGTGGACCAAAGCCCTCCAGATGACGGGCTGCCTCCAGAAGCCCTTCACCCGCCAGGAGAACACCGTCATTCAGACGTGCGTGGTTGCCGCCTCCGGCATCGCCTTCAGCG GTGGCTTTGGCAGTTACCTTTTCGGCATGAGTGGAAGAATTGCCGGACAAGCAACGGAAGACAATGATGCACAAAACATCAAAGACCCAAGATTAGGGTGGATAATTGGTTTTCTCTTCGTCGTTAGTTTTCTtggtctcttctcccttgtgcCCCTCAGAAAG ATCATGATCATCGACTACAAACTGATCTATCCAAGCGGTACTGCAACAGCATTCCTCATCAATGGCTTTCACACTCCTCAGGGTGCCAAGCTAGCAAA gaaaCAAGTAAGGACATTAGGCAAGTTTTTCACCTTTAGCTTCCTGTGGGGATTCTTTCAGTGGTTCTACAGTTCCAATGATCAGTGTGGATTCCAAGTTTTTCCCTCATTAGGTCTTCAAGCCTACAAGAACAC GTTTTACTTCAACTTTTCCGCAGCTTATGTCGGAGTTGGAATGATATGCCCATATATTGTGAACATTTCCGTTCTCCTTGGAGCCATCCTTTCTTGGGGAATCATGTGGCCGCTTATAGGTAAAAAAGAGGGCAGTTGGTACCCACCAGGTCTCGGCCTAGGCGATCTTCATGGCTTGCAGGGCTACAGGGTAGCTATCCGCGATTA TTGCAACCTTTCACTCAAGCCTGTTCTCAAGTTCATGTTTTCTTCCATTCTGCAGGTCTTCATAGCCATCGCCCTGATCCTCGGGGATGGCCTCTACAACTTCATCAAAGTCCTATCTCGAGTTATTTTCTCCTTCATTTCCATGGCACGGAGTAAAGGTTCCAGGAGCACGCTTcctatctcagatgatgatCGTCCGACCGCCGCCACCCCTCCAATATCCTTCGACGACCGACGTCGAACCGAATTCTTCATTAAAGATCAAATTCCAAAACGAATTGCATTTGGGGGCTATGTTGCCATCGCAGCCATCTCCATCGCCACCCTTCCTCACATTTTCCCACAGCTTAAATGGTACTTTGTCTTGCTTGCCTACATCTTCGCACCAGTACTAGCCTTCTGCAACGCTTATGGTTGCGGCCTCACCGATTGGTCTCTCGCCTCCGCCTATGGAAAGCTCGCCATTTTCCTTTTTGGAGCTTGGGCAGGTGCTTCAAACGGCGGCGTGATAGCAGGCCTTGCAGCTTGCGGCGTCATGATGAGCATCGTGTCCACCGCTTCGGACCTCATGCAAGACTTCAAAACAGGATACCTGACGCTGGCCTCACCAAGGTCCATGTTTGTTAGCCAAATAATTGGCACCGCAATGGGTTGTGTGATTGCTCCATGTGTCTTCTGGCTTTTCTACAAGGCCTTCGATGACCTCGGCTTATCTGGGAGTGAATACCCAGCACCCTACGCCTCTATCTACCGGGGCATCGCAATACTCGGCGTCGATGGCTTCTCGTCGCTGCCGAAGCACTGCCTCACTTTCTGCTACGTTTTCTTCGCTGCCGCCATTCTCATCAACCTGGGAAGAGATTTCTCCGGGAAGAAGGTCGCAAGGTTTATACCACTCCCCATGGCGATGGCGATACCTTTCTACATTGGGGCATACTTTTGCATCGATATGTGCGTAGGGAGCTTGATACTGTTCGTGTGGGAGACGGTGAACAAGGCTCAGGCGGACGCATTTGCGCCTGCAGTGGCCTCCGGTTTGATATGCGGCGATGGGATATGGACGCTACCTCAATCAGTGCTCGCCATAGCTAAAGTGAAGCCACCGATATGCATGAAATTCCTATCGAGGCAAGTCAACGACAAAGTGGATGCTTTCATTAGTGCGACCTTATCGTAG